From a region of the Scyliorhinus torazame isolate Kashiwa2021f chromosome 15, sScyTor2.1, whole genome shotgun sequence genome:
- the rad1 gene encoding cell cycle checkpoint protein RAD1, with protein MPRSPPRDEVAADRFVFVATLDNARNLSNLLKAVHFRDQATVFASANGIRVTTEAAKSVQGNAFIQACIFQEFQVEEDSVMFVINLTVLLDCLTIFGASSLPGVTTALRMCYRGYGHPLTLFLEESGVVTVCKIQTQEPEETLDFDFCSTNVLNKIILQSESLREAFAELDMSSEVLQITMSPEKPYFRLSTFGNAGSTHCDYPKDSDMIEAFHCNQTQSNRYKISLLKPSTKALALSSKVSLRIDNRGFLSLQYMIRNDDGQICFVEYYCCPDEELGELES; from the coding sequence ATGCCCCGGTCTCCGCCGCGGGATGAGGTGGCCGCCGATCGGTTTGTTTTCGTCGCCACTTTAGACAACGCACGGAACCTGTCAAATTTACTCAAGGCCGTTCACTTCCGAGACCAGGCCACGGTCTTTGCTTCGGCAAATGGCATCAGGGTGACGACGGAGGCGGCCAAAAGCGTCCAGGGCAACGCGTTCATCCAGGCATGTATTTTTCAGGAATTCCAGGTCGAGGAGGACTCCGTGATGTTTGTCATAAACCTGACGGTCCTCTTGGACTGCCTCACAATATTCGGCGCCAGTTCCTTGCCAGGGGTGACAACAGCCCTGAGAATGTGTTACCGTGGATACGGCCATCCACTGACACTGTTCCTGGAGGAGAGTGGTGTGGTAACTGTCTGTAAAATACAGACTCAAGAACCAGAGGAGACGCTTGACTTTGACTTTTGCAGCACGAATGTTCTGAACAAAATCATTCTCCAGTCGGAGAGCCTGCGGGAGGCTTTTGCTGAGCTGGATATGAGCAGTGAGGTGTTGCAGATCACAATGTCTCCTGAAAAACCCTATTTCAGGTTATCTACCTTTGGGAATGCTGGAAGCACACACTGTGATTATCCAAAAGACTCTGATATGATTGAGGCATTCCATTGCAACCAGACCCAATCCAATAGATATAAAATTTCCTTATTGAAGCCATCTACTAAGGCCTTAGCTCTTTCCTCTAAAGTTTCGCTCCGCATAGATAACCGTGGATTTCTCTCTTTGCAATACATGATCCGGAATGATGATGGACAGATCTGCTTTGTAGAATATTACTGTTGTCCTGATGAAGAGTTGGGGGAGTTAGAATCATAA